Proteins from one Methanococcus maripaludis C5 genomic window:
- a CDS encoding 50S ribosomal protein L31e: protein MEEERIYTIPLRDVTNKSPTTKRAPRAMRAIRDFLKKHMKSDIVKLDNSINEKVWERSLNKIPAKVRVKVVKEGDVVKATLIE, encoded by the coding sequence ACAATCCCTTTGAGAGACGTAACAAACAAAAGCCCTACAACAAAAAGAGCTCCAAGAGCTATGAGGGCAATTAGAGATTTCTTAAAGAAACACATGAAATCAGACATTGTAAAACTTGACAATTCAATAAACGAAAAAGTATGGGAAAGAAGTTTAAACAAAATCCCTGCTAAAGTTAGAGTTAAAGTTGTAAAAGAAGGAGATGTTGTTAAAGCAACATTAATAGAATAA